AAGAGGTGAAGaccaggtggtagtggcgcacgcgcctttaatcctagcactcaggaggcagaggcaggcagattgctgtgagttcgaagacagcctggtctacaaagagttccaggcgagccaaggctacacagggaaaccctgtcttgaaaaacaaaacaaaacaaaaaaccaaagaaacaaaaagaggtgaatgcaggaggctcaggagttcagggtTGTGCACTCCTGCACAGTTGGGGGCTAGCCCAAGCTAGGGAGATGCTTCCAAGTAGGAAGGTCACGAAGTAACATTTGCCTTCCCTTCTGCCTCTTCAGCTCTATCGTCCAAGCTTTGTTCATCCAGGGGCTGCCACGGTGCCCACCATGTCAGCTGCATTTCCTGGCGCCTCTCTGTACCTGCCTATGGCTCAGTCTGTGGCTGTCGGGCCTTTGGGCTCCACAATCCCCATGGCCTATTACCCAGTTGGTCCCATCTACCCACCCGGCTCAGCAGTGCTGGTGGAAGGAGGGTATGATGCTGGAGCCAGATTTGGAGCTGGCGCTACTGCTGGCAACATTCCTGTGAGTATGCGCAGCCCTTGTGGGTGTATGCAGGGACTTTCTGGAGTGAGTTCATGAGCATTCTCCCGCCATCCCTGGACAGTAGTGGTCAGGGGCAGCACAACTATTGCCCTCTCACAGGCAGAAATGTGGCCGATCGGGACATTGGACAGTCTTTGGTTTCGGGATTAATTAGATTTGTTTTCATGCTGGCTAACTGAGCAgtggtacacctttaattccaatgCTCAGGTAgaagcagagacagtcagatctctgagttgaaggcagcctgatctataaagcgagttccaagacagcagggctacacagaaaaatcctgtcctgaaaatcccaaaaaatgaaaaacaaacaaacaaacaaacaaaaaaacccaacgtAACTACTACTAGCTGCCAGCTCCTTTTTCAGTAGGTTTGCACACAGTGAACTGGCCTggtggagctgctgctgctgctgctgctgctgcttttttaagatttgtttactgcccacatgtacacctgcaggccataagagggcatcagttctcattatagatggttgtgagccaccatgtggttgctgggaattgaactcaggacctctaggagagcagccagtgctcttaaccgctgagctatctctctagccctctgaagCTTGTTGTTGAGTCAGCACTTACTATTTGCCATGAGGGTGAAATGTACTAGGACCCCGGTTATTAAGAAAGTAGAATGCATTATCCCTagtaagtggattttagtcacCAGGTCCTCCTGCTTAGTGCTCCAGTGTGTGGCTTTGTGGCCCACATGGTTCTAGCCAAGGACATCCTCTCAGGAGCCACATTCTAGAGTGAGCTGGCAACGGCGTCATTACTGACTTAAGTTAAAGCTTTGCAGTCACTGAGggtgtagcccagtggtagagcatatGCTGGTAAGTAAAGCCCCACATGCCCACAAGGGgccctgtggggtggggtggctccCCTGAGAAGGAGCTATTGACAGGCTGCTCTGAGAGCTGGGGCCCTTGGGGTGAGTGACAGGCTTCCTTTCCTGCGTGTGTGGTGGAGTCAGAGAAGGCGGAGATGCTCTAGAGCTGGAACTGCGGCAGAGTGAGCACCTTAAAGggctgtgtgctggggtggctcctgcctgtaaccccgccgcggggggggggggggcggcggctaAGGCCGCAGGCTTCGAGTTTagtgtcagcctgggctacatagcaaggacCAGACAAGTCAAGGTTACACCGTGAGACCCTGGGTCAACCCACCTGGACCCCTGCAGAACAGAGGTTAGAGCTGACACCTACCCACCTTCTTGAGCGCCATCCGTGCCCTTCCCTGTGCTCACCGTACCTTGTCCTTCCTTCGTAGCCTCCACCTCCCGGATGCCCTCCCAATGCTGCGCAGCTTGCCGTCATGCAGGGGGCCAACGTCCTGGTAACCCAGCGCAAGGGAAACTTCTTCATGGGTGGCTCAGACGGCGGCTACACCATTTGGTGAGGAGCCGTGGCCACTCCTGTGCCGGGAAAGACATCACATACCTTCAGCACTTCTCACAATGTAACTGCTTTAGTCATATTAACCTGAAGTTGCAGTTTAGACACATGTTTTGGGGGTGTCTTTCTGGTGTCCAAACTTTGAGGCACTTTTCAAATTTAATAAGGACCATGTAAGGGCAGCAGCCCCTCCCTAAAGCGGTCTGAGGTAGGACGCATCCATTCGTCAAATGAACGTGAGTGACGCAGCCCCAGGCAACAGTAACACTGTGCCATGCTGGTCTTCGCTTCtagtaataaaacattaaattaggTTTGGAGGGAACTTTGATCTTCCTAAGAATTAAAGTTGCCAAATTATTCTGATTGGTCTTTAATCTCCTTTACGTCTTTGATTTCTATTACTTGTTAGGTGAAATGCATTAgcgcctgcctcctccctcccctcctgcttaTGGAATCAGTGGTGCAGGACAGAAAGCCAGTCAGACTCAGCCCCTTCTCGCCTTGCACCTGTCCCACGTGCCAGTTTTTAACTGTCTTTCATAAGGATCCTCTGAAGCCCCCGTGTGCCCCGAGCACAGACCCCTTTGTTCGGGTTTTATAGATCTGCAGGCGAGGTGACCCACCTtgtgaaccatctctgcatcacCACGAACCCAGACTTGCTGTGGTGCAGAACCTGAACTGAAACAGCAGCTCTCAGAGCAAACTGTCCCAGAAGAGTTTCTTTAGACGTGACAGGCAGGGAAGAAAGATGCATATCAAAAGCTTGGCTTTGAGGCCAAATTAAGGGAGCTTCAGATCAAAAACCAGCTGTTGTTTCCTGAGTGTCTCCTGCAGCCACTCGCTCCCAGGAGCCCCCGAGGTGGGTTATAGGGTCACACGACCCCCTCACTAGGAAATGACTTGAGTCGGTGAGCTCTCATTAGGATTAATATTTCAGGGATCCttgatattttgatttgttttctgagattgggttttattttattttatctggtaTTTCAGTTCATCTAAAGCTCGTGTTCTGTACATGTGATGTTTGTACCATCGACTGTTAATGGAAGTTCAGCGTTGTCTGTCTCTACACTGTGGTGCACTTAACTTGTGGATTTTTTATACTAAAAAATGTAGAATAAAGACTATTTTGAAGATTTGAATAAAGTGATGAAGTTGCATTACACCTCACTCCAGGCTTTCTTTCCTTAGCTTGTGTTCTGATGGCTCCATGTGCCAGCACGTCTTTTATTTCCCACCCAGGTGTCAGCTGGTGCTCTCATGAGTGATGCTGTGGTCGAGGTGCACTGGCGCACACACTGCTGTAagaccagcactcgggaggcagcggcaggtggatctggtctacagagttgagtccaggacagccaagggtacacagagaacccctgcccccccccccccgccccttcttcAAGAccggttttctctgtgtagctttggctgtcctggacttactttgtagatcaggctggcctcaaactcacagagatccacctgccccctgcctcccaagtgctgagattaaaggtgtgcaccctgtCTTaactggggggtggagggagaggaataGCTTCACTGGTGGGACCGTAGGTGGCTAGGCTTCTCTGGCTCCCTCTGAATATACACGGGGAGCTGGGAATTGTGGCCTTGCCAGGATTGAGGTCAAACCCACTCACTTCTCATGTGTTTCATGTGTGGGACATGTCCTCTTAGGTCCTCCTTGTTTCAAACTCCTGAATGGTTCGGGGAACTGTGCAACTTTAACACATGCAGGTGAGTTAAATAAGTGAGAGAAAATGTTACAAAAACggttaagcaaaataaacaaaaatgtagtcCTTGTAAATGAAAATGTGGCTTTCATACTGTTTAATTTGGATAaaaactgtgagtttgaggctgttGGGGGATGGTAGGGCTCAGATCACACAAAAGCGGTAACACCTCCCGGCCTGAGACCCTCCTGTGGCATCCTGCTTCCAGGAAGATGACCCACAGCTACACCAGAGGCTCACTGGGCAGCTTGGGAGGGGACAGAGTGGATCAGCCTGTGACCTCCCTTCACATGGCCTTCCAGCTCAGGCACGGCCCCACCTTATTTGCCGCGCTGGCCTGGCTGTAGCGTCATGAGCAGCTTTCTCCATGTCCCTGGATCCAGGAGTTAGTGATGCCTGTGATGGCTATGTCCTGGGAGGTGAGTGGCTTTGCCCACATCAAGGCCACTCAGCAGCTTCCGAGGTCCCCTAACTACAGAGACTACAGAGTCGGTGGAATCTGGAGGTCAGATGAAGTactcttctttctccctgcccTTGGCTGAGTCGCTCTCCATCTGGACGATGGCGCCAGGCTCGCCTTCTGCAGGCTCGTAGGTGACATAGCTGCCTTTGTTCTTGTACAGGTAAAAGAAGATGAGGGTCACCACTGAGAGCAGAGTGAGGAACACCACGGTGATGACAActtggaaaggagaggaagggagatgtGTTTCAGTCCTCCAGGGGCCACCTGAGTTAGGGCATGTGTCCTAGTGGGCTTCCCCCTCAGACAAAATGTAGCTCCCTCCCCAATCAGCTCCTGGAGGGAAGTTAGCTTATGCCAGCAGGAAGGGCCTTTCGATGCAGCCTCCTGaggctctctgttctctgctcttcctctcccactcccGCCCCAGCTGAGCAGCGCATGTACCAATGCCTAGCATGGATTGGTCAAGCCTCTTCATCTTTTCACAGATCTGCATGACAGCCAGAATGGACCCAGTTGGTCCCTGATGTGATGTGTGGAGAAAGTCTCAGCTGTCACACTGGGCTCCAGGCTGTCCCTACACTGAGCCCAGAGGCCCCTGGGATTGGTTTACTGGCTTTATTACCTGCAATGAGTGCTGTGCTGGCCTCTTCAGCTTGTGGGGACAGCGTCTCAGGGGCCTGAAACACTGGCGTGGTCATCAATTCTGGGAAgttgaagaagggagaaaaggaaccTGTGACTCCTGTGTCCTTGACTTGTCACCTCACTCACCACCTAGTCCTGGAGAGTTGCTCCCTggggagcactagctgctcttcccaaggacccagACTttattcctggcacccacatggtggctcatcatcACCATCTCTAAATCCAGcaccagaggatctgatgtcctcttgtaGCCTCTGTGGccatcaggcacacatgtaatgcacaaacacatgcaggcaaaacactcatctacataaaataaagataaaaaagttCATcagagccgggtatggtggcgcacgcctttaatcccagcactcgggaggcagaggcaggcggatcgctgtgagttcgaggccagcctgatctataaagtgagtccaggatggccaaggctacacagagaaaccctgtctcgaaaaacaaaacaaaacaaaagttcatcAGTTAGTGTCCACAGTAACTCCAAACAGAAGACAGCATTCCGCCCAGTAGAATAGTTAAAGATAGGCAggcgttcaggaggcagaggcaggcagctctctgtgggttcaaggccagcccagtctacagagtgggtgacaggacagccagggctacacagagaaaccctgtctcaaaaaataaggagagggggttagtttttttttttgctagggGTGTTGCCACATCTAAACTTAGCACTCATGGCTGAGATTGTTCAAGGTCGTCCTGTGCTACATGgaatcccaggctagcctgggctacacaggaagatcctgtctcaaagcctGGACTGATTGGTTTTCAAATGTGACCTGTCCTTTACCAGCTGTATGCCCCCTCCCCTAAATCACCAAGTCTCTGTCAGGACCTCGGATGCTCACTGGAAGGTTATAATGCCTTGTTTATAGGGTTGGGACACATAGCACTGTAAGGAACACATCacatgctgagtgtgtgtgtgtgtgtgtgtgtgtgtgtgtgtgtgtgtgtgtgtgtgtgtgtgtgtttatatgataATGTATCTTGTCCATTTTTCAGTGTTCTACATCCTCTTTAATCTTGCCTGTGAAGTGTGCGTGTCTGTATGAGTTGCATTTGTGAATTTTGCATATGCATACCATGGTGCCGTTTCAGAGGTCAGGGACAAGTTCTGGGGGCCACCCTTGCCTTCCTTTGTTTGGTACAGGCTCTCTTCTTGTTCTCTGTTGCCTATGCCAGGCTAGCTGCCATTCTGAGGAGTCTTCCGGCTCGGCCAAGATAACAAATGCCCGCTACTGCcaggtggcactcacctttaatctgagcGTTTAGGGgatgaggcagggagatctctgtgagtttcagggcagccagtgctagtGAGAATctttctggccaggtgtggtggcacacacctgtaatcttagcacttgggaggcagacacaggagggtctgagttcaaggccagcctggtctacaaagagagtccaggatagccaagggctacacagagacagcctctgctgggattgaaggccacTGCCCCCCTTAATTAGCATTTTGATGTAACTTTTTGAAGAAGTAACTTGAAAGGTTACTGCAGGATCCAGTTGTCCAGGGGAGCCACCATTTTCTTCAGTAAATAATTTACTGAGCCTGGCCTAGTGGCTCAGACCTATAATCACACCTCTCAGGAGTCCACTGCATGAGGTTTAcaatgaattctaggccagcatggCACTGTGAGAcactcaaacaaacacacacacacacacacacacacacacacacacacacacacacacgggttggggcagagaaaaagggagggagggagggagagagagaggacaagagaCTCACCAGAGGGATGTGGGGAAAGCCTGATGGTACAAGTGAGGCTATTAGTGCTGCCTCCCACTTGCTTTGCCAGGAGCTGTGCTAGTCACTGACCAGAGCGCACAGCGTACCACAGAGCACAGGTCACATGTTCTGAGCGCACCACTCGATCAGAAGAGCAGCAGAGAGGACTGAGCAGACGTTTCTGCCCAGGGTAGCTTCCGTGGAAGCCATATTTGAATGGTACCAGGACTGGGACTGGAAAGGGCTATTCTCACTCAGCAGAGCAGTCAAAGGACCAGGACTCCTGTTCCGTGCCTCATATGGTAGCACAGCACACAGATGAAGTGACATCAGTTGCGTGAGTCAGGGCACAGAGGGGTCAAGAGCATTGAAGGGCCTGTTTTCAGAGGCCACCAGGAACTTGTCACCTGCCCTTCAGGGATGAGCCGCCAAGAATGCTTTCCAGTCTCAAGGCCAGGCCACACCCTTCCTCATTTTTTTGcaaggtggggtgggagggtgagacagggtttttctacaaagtcctggaactcactacatggaccaggctgaccttgaactcacagagatccacaagcTCCTCCTACCCCTGGGGGTGCAGGAGATGGTCATTAGGCAGAGTACATGTCCAGCCATCCTGATGGCCCATTCACACCTTGCCATTCATGTGATTTATTACGTCAACATTGCAGGGCTACAGTGTGACTAAAGTGAGAACACCCAAagagctgggatgtagctcagctgtggTGCCACATGCACAGGTTGGTGGGTggttcacaacttcctgtaactgcagctccaagggatccaacaccttatTTTAGTCCCCACAGgcgcaagtgcacacacatggaagtgCACATGCATAGAGACGTAAGAGATCCTATGCTAATAGCATTACTTAAATTatgagggccagcaagatgacccGCAGAAAAtggcacttgctatgcaagcccggtgacctgagttcaagccctgggacCCTGTAAAGGTTTTGAAACAAGTTTTCTGGCCAAAAATTGACTTTGAGACCCCTGCCTCCACTACGGGGtactgtgagtgcaggtgtgcaccctgtgctaggctttttgttttgttttgttttgtgacagggtttctctgtgtagcctaggctgtcactttgtagaccaggccggcctcgaattcacaccgatccgcctgcctctgcctcccaagtgctgggatgaaaggcctgcgccaccacgcccggccatccTGTGCTGGGTTTATGTAGCGCTAGGGATAGAACACAGGGCTTTGTGTGCATGCTAGgaacagccaggacagccagggcgttAAATGGAGAAACCTtgcctctaaaaacaaacaccaacaagaCAGCGAACCAGCAAAAACGAGGTCTGCACAcctttgagagacagaggcaggaggatccctgtgagttcaaggccagcctggtctatatacatctagagagacagagccagtctctaacaatcaacaaaaccaaaccaaagatgTGAAAGCAGTAAAGAGAGCAGCCCCTCAGCCCCGAGGACGGCAGTGGACAGACCAGGACTGAGGTCAAGTGGTGGTGAACAGTTAGTTCTAAGGAGGCTGTCACTGTGTTTGTCTGGAGCCTAATTATAGAGGCCCAGAGGTGCTAGTGCCTGTCCTCACTCCTCAACTGCCCGGTCCTGTTTTCCCTGTAAGCACTCTCATTCTCAGTGTGACTGAGTCATTTACAAAAAACGCACAAGAAGCTTCCTTTGGGAGATGCCCAGGTTAGAAGGCGCCTTGAGCAGCGAcagggggctctgtgctgctcaggGTGCCGACAAATTACAAGGACAATTTCCAAAGTGTTATATTTGGAAAAGGAAGGCGTGTGGGGCTTGATGTAGTGGGTGGTGCATAACTTGGTGGTCTCAGGCTAGGGCGAGAAGGCAGGATTCCCAGGCAGGCCAGTCTCCAAATAGAGGACGCCCCTACAGGCTAGCC
This window of the Acomys russatus chromosome 17, mAcoRus1.1, whole genome shotgun sequence genome carries:
- the Dazap2 gene encoding DAZ-associated protein 2; this translates as MNSKGQYPTQPTYPVQPPGSAVYPQTLHLPQAPPYTDAPPAYSELYRPSFVHPGAATVPTMSAAFPGASLYLPMAQSVAVGPLGSTIPMAYYPVGPIYPPGSAVLVEGGYDAGARFGAGATAGNIPPPPPGCPPNAAQLAVMQGANVLVTQRKGNFFMGGSDGGYTIW
- the Smagp gene encoding small cell adhesion glycoprotein, which produces MTTPVFQAPETLSPQAEEASTALIAVVITVVFLTLLSVVTLIFFYLYKNKGSYVTYEPAEGEPGAIVQMESDSAKGREKEEYFI